A genomic segment from Neodiprion lecontei isolate iyNeoLeco1 chromosome 1, iyNeoLeco1.1, whole genome shotgun sequence encodes:
- the LOC107222804 gene encoding trypsin 3A1, with protein MIKVLCVFLAYVAIASAASSRIIGGTSIDISLVPYQVGLSVGGDFKCGGVIVSTTAVITSAQCVKGVTVSTITVRAGSSFRSTLGTVHTVSSLVIHPSFSSTTYDYDIAILRFSTAFTLGTTVGVATLPSVGETLAAGSVANVTGWGLSAVGGTSFSGNLQVTQVPIVASSVCAAALSRINTITDRMLCAGYTTGGHDVCTGDTGGPLTYGGKVVGLVSWGASCGAIGSPAVYAKISTLRAWISTEAGV; from the exons ATGATTAAAGTTCTGTGCGTTTTTTTGGCCTACGTTG CCATTGCCAGTGCCGCGAGTAGCCGCATCATTGGAGGCACTTCGATCGACATCAGTCTAGTTCCATATCAG GTCGGTCTATCGGTGGGAGGCGACTTCAAATGCGGAGGCGTCATCGTAAGCACCACCGCCGTTATAACCTCGGCCCAATGCGTCAAGGG CGTGACGGTGTCGACGATCACGGTTCGGGCCGGAAGCTCGTTCCGAAGCACATTAGGCACCGTCCACACCGTTTCCTCGCTCGTAATTCACCCCAGCTTCTCGAGCACGACTTATGACTACGACATCGCGATATTGAGGTTTTCGACCGCTTTTACACTCGGAACAACCGTCGGGGTCGCGACTCTGCCAAGTGTCGGGGAAACTCTTGCCGCTGGAAGTGTCGCAAATGTCACCGGCTGGGGACTCTCAGCG GTCGGCGGCACCAGCTTTTCCGGAAATTTGCAAGTCACCCAAGTGCCCATAGTCGCCAGTTCCGTTTGCGCCGCCGCCTTGAGCAGGATCAACACCATAACTGACCGTATGTTGTGCGCTGGATACACTACGGGTGGACATGACGTGTGCACC GGCGACACCGGCGGCCCTTTAACTTACGGCGGCAAGGTGGTTGGTCTCGTTTCCTGGGGAGCTTCGTGCGGTGCGATTGGCAGTCCAGCAGTCTACGCAAAAATCTCCACCCTTCGTGCCTGGATTAGTACGGAGGCCGGAGTTTAA
- the LOC107222805 gene encoding endocuticle structural glycoprotein ABD-4, whose amino-acid sequence MNALFFVLAALAAVCVAAPPPPSGPADEPIPIISQSQDGPNPDGSYSNSFETGNGIQVQQQGSLKQIDEKTFAQVVQGSYTYTGPDGAAIQVTYTADENGFQPQSNAIPTPPAIPEAIQKSLDFNAAHPPPAVVDA is encoded by the exons ATGAACGCCCTG TTCTTCGTCCTCGCCGCCCTCGCGGCCGTCTGCGTCGCAGCACCGCCTCCACCTTCGGGCCCCGCCGACGAACCGATTCCGATCATCAGCCAGAGCCAGGACGGGCCCAACCCCGACGGCTCGTACAGCAACTCCTTCGAGACTGGAAACGGGATCCAAGTCCAGCAGCAGGGGAGCCTGAAGCAGATCGACGAGAAAACGTTCGCCCAGGTCGTTCAGGGCTCGTACACCTATACCGGCCCGGATGGAGCCGCGATTCAGGTGACTTACACCGCCGATGAGAACGGATTCCAGCCACAGAGTAACGCCATCCCGACGCCCCCCGCTATCCCGGAGGCGATCCAGAAGAGCCTTGACTTTAACGCGGCGCATCCCCCACCGGCCGTCGTCGACGCGTAG